In Streptomyces rapamycinicus NRRL 5491, the genomic stretch AGGTCGTCCTGGCTGAGCTTCGCCATGGTGGCGGTCCTTCCACTAATTCGGCAGGTGGTGCCGGATGTACATGTCGGCGGGCTTCCGGGCCCGCTGCGACCGGGGCCTGACTACTCGGCGGCCTCGGCCTCGGCGGGAGCCGGGGTGTCGGCACCGCCCTGCTCGGCCTGCTTCTGCCGGAGCGCCTCGGCGGTCCGGACGAACTTCGACAGCGGGGCCTGGAAGAGCGCGGCAGCCTGGGACTGCTTGGCCTTCATCGCACCCGCCAGCTTGGCGAGCAGCACCTCACGGGACTCGAGGTCCGCGAGCTTCTTGATCTCGTCGGCGGACAGCGCCTTGCCGTCAAGGACACCGCCCTTGATCACGAGAGCGGGGTTGTCCTTGGCGAAGTCACGGAGACCCTTCGCCGCCTCGACCGGGTCACCGGTCACGAAGGCGACGGCCGACGAACCCGAGAACAGGTCGTCGAGCTGGTTGATCCCGGCCTCGTTGGCCGCGATCTTGGTCAGCGTGTTCTTCACCACACGGTACTGAGCGTTCTCACCGAGCGAACGGCGCAGCTCCTTCAGCTGCGCAACGGTGAGACCGGTGTACGCGGTCACAACGGCCGCGTTCGCGTTGCGGAACTTCTCCCGCATCTCGTCGACGGCTGCGACCTTGTCAGGACTCGCCATGAGCCTCGGCCTCCTTCCGGGTGATGAGGACCGCTTCGGTCTGAAGGAAGGAGACTGGACTAATGCGAAAACGCCCCGGCGCAGGCGCTCGGGGCGTAACTCGACCGGCACGGACCCACGGCCCGTTCGGGAGTGCAACCTCAGTCACCTACGCGGGTCGCCCGCAGCTAGCGGATCCTTCAGCCACCGGATCCCTTGCGGGACACGGCGACAACCAGCGGTCTTTGGCTTCTCCATGAGATTACGCGAACGGGCCGCGGCCAGGCAAATCGGCTCTACTGCTGGAGCATGTCCTGGAAGTCCACGGTGTCCGAGGAGGACGGCTCGGTGACGGTCACGCTGGTGCCGTAGTCCGAGTAGAAGACCGTGGAGTCGTAGGCGCCGTTGTTGCTCTGCGCCTGCTCACGCTTCTTGACCAGCAGGTTCTCCCCGTCCACCCACAGGTCGATGGTCTCGGTGTCCATACCGGAGGACTCCAGCTGCTTCTGCAGCGCGTCCAGGTCGGACTGGCTGAGCTCCTTGGACTGCATCTTGGCGATCTCGGAGACCTTGACCGTGCCCGTGTAGTGGGTGGCCTTGACGCCCTTCACGTCCTCGCTGCCCACGCTCTTGACCTTGCCCGTGGCGAGCAGCAGCTCCACCGAGCGCGACGGGTTGTTGTTCTGCATCTGGTCCTTCAGGAAGGCGCCCGAGGGGCCCGCCTTCTGGGCCAGCACGTCGTAGTCGTACTTCACCCAGTGCTTGCCGCTGCCCGCCTGGGCGGCGAACTCGTCGCCCATGTTCAGGAACATGGCGTCCGGGGTGTACTTGGCGTCCATCGGCTTGCCCGCGATCGGGGAGTTGGCGACGGCGCCGCCGTTCTGCGTGATGGACATGTTGGCCCGGATGCCGTTGGCCCAGTCCATGTCGCCGGACATCTGCGAGTTCTGCTCGCCCATCTTGGTGGTGCCCTCGACCTTGGCCGAGTTCTTCTTGTCCGTCTGCTGCGAGGCGAGCTTGAGCGCCGCCAGGGGGCTCATCGCGGACTGCCCGGACTTGTCGCCGCCGGTCTTGTCGCCGGCCTTGTCCTCATCGGACTTCTCGCTCCCGCACGCGGTGAGGCCGACCATCAGAACGAGGCTTCCAGCGGCTATCGCCCATCGCGCACCGACATGAGTACCGCGCACGGCTCCCCCTAGTTTTTATTTCTCTTTTACGTCTGCGGAGTGACTCTAGCGGAGGGGGCCGACGACGGAAGACGCCGGGCCCCCGCACCTTCGACGCGGTGCGGGGGCCCGGCGGTTGCACACCAAAGTGCGCCGATCAGGGACTGCCTCAGACGGCGTCTTCCTCGACCAGCAGGTTGCGGGTGCGGTTGGCGTCCAGCGGGATGCCGGGGCCCATCGTGGTGGTCAGGGTCGCCTTCTTGATGTAGCGGCCCTTCGCGGCGGACGGCTTGAGACGGTTGATCTCCTCGAGCGCCGCGGCGTAGTTCTCCACCAGCTTCGTCTCGTCGAACGAGAGCTTGCCGATGATGAAGTGCAGGTTCGAGTGCTTGTCGACGCGGAACTCGATCTTGCCGCCCTTGATGTCCGTGACGGCCTTGGCCACGTCCGGGGTGACGGTGCCGGTCTTCGGGTTCGGCATCAGACCACGCGGACCGAGCACCCGGCCGAGGCGGCCGACCTTGCCCATGAGGTCCGGGGTGGCGACGACGGCGTCGAAGTCCAGGCGGCCCTTGGACACCTCGTCGATGAGCTCGTCGGAGC encodes the following:
- the rplJ gene encoding 50S ribosomal protein L10: MASPDKVAAVDEMREKFRNANAAVVTAYTGLTVAQLKELRRSLGENAQYRVVKNTLTKIAANEAGINQLDDLFSGSSAVAFVTGDPVEAAKGLRDFAKDNPALVIKGGVLDGKALSADEIKKLADLESREVLLAKLAGAMKAKQSQAAALFQAPLSKFVRTAEALRQKQAEQGGADTPAPAEAEAAE
- the rplA gene encoding 50S ribosomal protein L1: MSKRSKTLRAADAKIDRERAYAPLEAVRLAKDTSATKFDATVEVAMRLGVDPRKADQMVRGTVNLPHGTGKTARVLVFATGDRAAAAEAAGADIVGSDELIDEVSKGRLDFDAVVATPDLMGKVGRLGRVLGPRGLMPNPKTGTVTPDVAKAVTDIKGGKIEFRVDKHSNLHFIIGKLSFDETKLVENYAAALEEINRLKPSAAKGRYIKKATLTTTMGPGIPLDANRTRNLLVEEDAV